GTTGTGTTTCATCGATATATTTATTCGTTCGACTTACTAGCTGCCAAATGGCTGTTAATGCAACCGAGAACTCCATTTCTTCCATAGCATTCTCAACTTTTTCTACTGTTGCATCCACTAAATCAACAAGACTCTCATCAAATGGAGTTCCATCCTTTAAGTAGCCAGGGAGTGTACCATCAAAATATTTGTTAACCATAGCAACTGTTCTATTTAATAGGTTTCCAAGGTCGTTTGCTAAGTCAAAGTTTACACGCTCAACAAAGCTTTCTGGTGTGAACACACCATCAGAACCAAATGGAACTTCACGTAATAAGTAGTAACGAAGAGCATCTAACCCATAACGATTAATTAGTGGAACTGGGTCGACAACGTTTCCTTTAGACTTCGACATTTTTCCATCCTTCATTAATAGCCAACCATGTCCAAATACTTTTTTCGGAAGTGGTAGGTCTAGTGCCATTAACATAATTGGCCAATAAATCGTATGGAAGCGAACAATTTCTTTCCCTACTAAATGTACATCTGCAGGCCAATACTTTTCATACTTTTGCTGGTTATCAGTCCCGTAACCTAGAGCAGTAATATAGTTTGATAAGGCATCAATCCATACGTAAACAACGTGCTTTGGATTACTTGGAACTTTCACACCCCATTCAAATGATGTACGTGAAACAGCTAAGTCCTCTAACCCAGGCTTAATGAAGTTATTAATCATTTCATTTTTGCGAGATTCAGGCTGGATGAATTCAGGGTTTTCTTCGTAGTACTTTAATAGACGGTCAGCATATTTACTCATGCGGAAGAAGTAAGATTGCTCACGGACTTTTTCTACTGGGTGACCACTATCTGGACTTTTTCCACCAACAATTTTTCCATCTTCTTTTATTGGATCAACTAACTGAAGTTCTGTATAAAAAGTTTCATCAGGAACAGAATACCAACCTTCATATTCATCTAAATAAATATCACCTTGGTCTAGTAACTGTTGAAAGATTTTTTCTACAACTAGTTTATGTCTGTCTTCTGTTGTACGAATGAAGTCATCATAAGAGATATCAAGCTTTTTCCAAAGGTCTTGAATTCCTGCTACAATTTCATCAACAAAGGCTTGTGGAGTCTTCCCATTTTCTGCTGCCTTCTTTTGAATTTTTTGACCATGCTCATCAGTACCTGTTAAATACATAACATCATAACCACGAAGACGCTTATAGCGCGCCATTGCATCTCCTGCTACAGTCGTGTACGCATGACCAATATGAAGCTTGTCACTTGGGTAATAAATTGGGGTTGTAATGTAGAACGTTTTGTTATCCTTTGCCATCTTTCAAATCCTCCTAAATAGTATGTAAAATTGTGCTTCGAGGTTGCTATTACATCACCTCTCAAACAACAGAAAAAACCCTCATCCAACAAGGGACGAGAGTTTACCTCACGTGTTACCACCCTACTTCTCCTATCTCTTTGCAAAGATAAGACTCAGTAAGTCTCAATCGAGACTCTTCTATTAACGCTAGAATCACGTTGCTCCCTTATTGACATCAACTCGAAAGCAAATTCCTCGTGGACCATTTTCTAAGCTTGTCCTATACTGGTTTTCAGCTTCCCCAGCTCTCTGTGGCAGTCACACTGCGCAATAGAACATAACATGTACTTATCCCTTCATCGGATATAAATTATCAACTTTCATCATTTACCATCATACCACTTCTAACACCAAAATATACCGAATAGATTATCTAATTGTCAAGTACGATCATACATCGTCGCAAATGGAGTTTGCTGCTTTTTAATTTTCCCTTCTTTTGCAAGGCGGTCTAGCGTTTCCTTAAGTGACGAGACATCAAATTCAGCATTTGTTTTTTCATTAATGTCAATTACACAATTCATTAGCGCCGTTTCATATAGAGGAAACACACTCTCTAAAGCTTCAACTAAATCATCGTCACCTTGATTCTTCATTCTTTGTAGTTCATCGAATGGATTATCTACATGAGGACTAGTTGAGTGAGCCATTCGAATTCGTACTGGAATCGTACGACCAAAAATTGCCGAAGACACAAACACATCACCTGACTGAAGATAAGGTAAACGTTTACCCTCTTCATGCGTTAAGTCAGTTTCTTCTTTAATTGTCTGAATGTCCGTCCCCCTAACTGTTCTGAAAACAAATTTTGAGTTTAATTGGGCAGTAATAGTCTCATCTAAAAGAGTTGGACGTTGAGTCGCAAAGATTAAGAAAGCTCCGTACTTTCTTCCTTCCTGAGCAATCTCTTTTAATACTGATTTAGCCGGAGCATCATATCCCTTTGGTGCAAAATTATGAGCTTCATCAGTGACGATAACAAACGGTGGGAAGAACTGTCCCTGTTCATTTTGAAGCTTTGCATCCTTATAAGCCCTTCTCTTTGAATAGAGTGAACCAATAACATAACTCGAAAAAACTTGTAACAACCAAACTGACCCTTGAACAACGACTAGTTTTCCATTATGTAGCCCTTGTTCAATTGCTTTGATATTGTATTGGAACAGACCTGCTTGTGCAAGGCGATTGAGACGCCACTGAATTCCTTTTACTGATGTTAACGGCAGGCTTCCATAATGCTCTAACAATTGTCGATACGATTGGTATCTATCAATATCTTCTCTAGTTAACCCATTTCCATCGCGTAAATACGAATCTAGCTTTTGCTTCCCTTCTTCAAGTGCATCAGCAAGATTCGCCACTCTATCACCAAATGATTGATAGCTATCCCTCCGCTTATGCATGCTTTGAATAACGTTAATCATTGATTCTGATAATGAACCAGCTGCACTTAAAAGCCTCTCAACATCTCTTGTACTTAAAGCAGAAAAGTCTACCCCTACATCTCGTCCGATTTGAACGACCTGATAATCTCCTTTATAGCTCTTTGAAAATTGCTCTCCTTCAGCAGCATGAGAAAAACTCATCTCAAAATGGGGATCAAATACTAATGTAGGAATGCTAAGTTTCATTAATTCCTCAAGCATCACTCGTAGTCCAAACGATTTCCCTGAACCAGAGCCACCAAATATCCCAACATGAGGATATTGTTGCATTGCCTTAATATCGAAAATAAAAGGTGCTCCATTTTGCTGGCGAAGTTCTTCTTTTTCAAATACCTCCATTAAAGAAGAAAGATGTGGTGGGAGTGTGTCAACTAAATGGTCCGTACTACGAATCTCCCCTAGTACTAATCCTTCTTCTGGATTTGATTTCACTAGTAAGTCCTTCACTTCGTCAAATGAAGGGTTTCGTACTTCCACACCTGTTTGTATTGGTTGAACCGCTTCAGCAAAGAGCCTAACTTTTGCAAGATTTATCTCATCGGCTCCAATATCGTAACCAATCTGTTCAAGTGTTTGTAATACTTGAGCATCAACAATACCTTTATCAAAGCCCATCGGTATAAAGCGATTATATGAGAAGGTTTCAACTACCTCTCCTTTTGGTTTATGTAAGGTATCATCTTCTATTAGCACAATCTCATTTATTCTAAACTTTCTCTCTCTAGACGCTACATATACTTCATGCTGTGTAGTAATCCCTACAACCTGCATTCAAACCCCTCCTATTTATTATAATTAGTAGATTCGTTCCTTCTTTTTCGGCTGAAAGAAGCGTTGCTTTAATTCCGGGGAAATATATTGCTCTACTAAAGCCTCTACAATTTTATCTGTAATTCTCACATCTCGATCGACAATATCAAGCCAAAGAGGAATTCCTCTACCTTCCCTTGGTGTCATTGTAAAAACAAAGTCTGCGATTTGATTTAGGTGCTCCATTTGTTCATCTAGTATATCAATTCCTACTACAGCTGGGCTTGACGAGGGACGTAACCATGCTGTTCGAAGTCCTGCTTTTCGTTGAGCATCCTCTACATAGAGCATTTCTCCTTGTTCTAATACTCCAAATAAAATATCCCGATCATTTAAATGATTAAAAGATGATTTACTTTCGAATAAAGGCAAGTCTTTTAGAAAAGACGTTCCGACCTCTTCCGTCACTCCTACTAACAGCACTCGCCTATTAAGGGCCTCTTGCCTTAAACTTTTCCAATCTTCTTCAGCATCAATACTATAATGCAAAAGAGAGCCATCCATCATTACAATTTTTACATCCTCTTTCTTCATTAACTGTTCTGCTATCTTCAATTCAATTGACGACATTTTTTGAGAGCGAATATTCTTTTCCGTTACTTCTTTTTTTTCTTCTACTGATTCTTCTTGCAATAATGGGGTATATAAATCGGTAAGCCAATACTCTTTTCCTGAGATTGTCTTCGCTAGTGCTTGGAAAAAGTAAATAACATGCGGAGACTCCCCCTTGGTTTGGTTTACAGAGCCGTCAACTGCAGCTACCTCTTTCATTTCGAGCATATTCGACAATTCGACTTTTTCAAGCCGTCTCATTTGTCGAAAATTCACGTCTCCTTGTAAAAGATTTTGTCGAATTACATGTCTTTCTTGTTTTGAATATGGATATTTTTCTTTCAAGCTTTTATCAATTTTTACTAACCTTTCAATTAAATCCTTGGAAACTTCTAACATACGCTATCACCCTCTTTTTAAAAACCTTGTTAGTTCAACGAAGTTTGATAATTGGTAGATATTACTATGAATCTAGTGGAATCATTTTGAAAAATTTAATTGACTTGTTTTGGAAACGCTGGTATTCTTAGTTTAGTAGAAAAAATTGTCGAATAATGACACAAACAAATAAAAATCACCCCATTTTTAGGAGGAGAATTGTAAATGAAATCTACAGGTATTGTTCGTAAAGTTGATGAATTAGGTCGAGTAGTAATTCCAATTGAGCTTCGCCGTACACTTGATATTGCAGAAAAGGATGCTTTAGAAATCTATGTAGATAATGATCGCATTATCTTAAAGAAATATAAGCCAAACATGACATGTCAAGTAACTGGAGAAGTTTCTGATGATAACCTTTCTCTAGTTGGTGGAAAAATCATCTTAAGCCCAGATGGTGCAGAAAAAATCTTAAGTGAGCTTCAAAACTACGTAGAAAAAGCAAAATAATTGATACGTATATAGTGGAAAAGACTTTGGCTTTATTGCCGAAGTCTTTTTTTATAAGCTTATCCCGAAAAGGCTGCTTGTAAACAACGATTACTCTTTATGATAGATTGCATAAACTTCTCGCTTTGGTAAGCCTCTTTCTTTCGCCACTAACTTTATTGCATCCTTTGAACTCATCTCTTTCTCATCTATGTATTGTTGAATATGTGCATCAACTGTTAGTTCAGCCCACCAATCTTCTACTTTTAATTCAGCTTCAGAGGCTCCTTCAACAATTAAGCAAAACTCGCCTTTAAGCATCCCATCTTCACACCACTGTAGAACATCTTCAACTGTACCTCTAATAAATTCTTCATGCCTTTTTGTTAACTCTCGACAAACAGAGATTTGACGATTGCCAAGAACTTCACTAATTCGTTGAAGAGTATCTTTTAATCGATGTGGTGCTTCATAGAATATAATTGGAACATCTAACATCTTCAGCTTCTCTAGTTCTTTATTCTTTTCCTTTTTTTGTCGATGTAAGAATCCAAAGAAGTAAAAGTGATCAGTCGGTAATCCTGATGCGACAAGAGCTGTTAGTGCCGCATTTGCACCTGGAAGTGGAATAACTTTGATCTTTTCCTCTAAACAGCTAACGACAATATCATACCCTGGGTCGGAAATTGCAGGCATCCCTGCATCACTTACTAATGCAATATTTTTTCCCTCTTTTAATAACTTTAATAAGTTCGAACCACTTGTCTCTTTATTATGTTCATGATAGCTAACAAGCTTAGTTTCAATCTCAAAATGGTTACATAGCTTAATCGTTTGCCTTGTATCCTCCGCAGCTATCATATCTACTTCTTTCATTAGTCGAATTGCTCGAAAGGTCATATCTTCAAGATTCCCAATCGGGGTTGGTACGAGATAAAGTACCCCACTTTCGGACGTCTGGTCAAAGCTCTTTTGTTGCCACATTATGTACACCACTTTCTCCATAGTAAATCTGTTTAAATTCTTCTGTATAGGCTTGATCTTTGCCATACACATATATCGGTGGTAAACAAGTAACACCTGCTTGTCCATCCTTACTTCCTTCAACTAAAACCATATTCGCATCCTTATCTACCCTTGGATGAACGAGCTGAATTCGTTTAGGTTCAATTTTATATTTTCTCATATATAACATAATATCAGTTAGACGTTCCGGACGATGGACGATAGCTAATTTTCCCTTTTGTCGTAGAAGCTTGCTACTAACACGAATAACATCTTCTAGCGTACAATATATTTCATGCCTAGCAATCGCAAAATGGGGATTTTCATTTTGGTCTTTTTCCGATGTCGTTTCAAAATAAGGAGGATTACAAGTTACTACGTCAAACTGCTGTGACGTAATTACCTTTGGCAACTCATTTAAGTCTGCTCTCACCATCTCTAATTGGTCACCTAATTCATTTACTTCGACACTACGCCTAGCCATATCAAATAACCGCTCTTGAATCTCAACCCCATAAATATTTGCCTTACTTCGAGTACTTAAAATTAACGGAATCACACCGTTCCCAGTACATAAGTCAATAATTTTTCCTTTTCTAATTGGAACATAAGCGAATCTAGCTAGTAGAACTGCATCAACTGAAAAAGAAAAAACATTAGAGCTCTGAATAATTTTCATTTTTTCATCTAATAAGAAGTCCATCCGCTCCCCATTTTCTAGCATAACCATATTTAAAGCCTCTTTCTATGTAATATTACTATTATTATACCCTTTAAAAAGCCCTTTTACTGTTTACTCTATAAGAAAAACGGTCTTTTCACGATGGAAAAGACCGAGCATGCTTAGGCTATTTAGGAACAGGTTATAGCTCTTTATTTTTGATTTAAGAAAGATAAGCAAAAGAGACAATCCCCTTCAGAGCGAATACTACCATAATGAGTATTACAAATATGAAAGCCTTCTTGATATAAGCGAGCAAGATTATCATATCCTTCGCCGATATTTTTCTTCTCAGGCTCCTTGCTCGTGTCTTCTTTTGTTTCGGATTCAATTTCTGGACCTTTACTATCCATTCGATTTCTTAAATTTTCATTCTCAATTTTTAAATAGTGATTCTCTTCAATTAGCATTGCTAATTGTTCTTTTAATCCTCTCAACTCATTGTGTAAGTCACCAATACGCTCTTCTATATGACTTACTTGTGAAAAGATTTCCTGCTTGTCCACGTTAGCTCCACCTCATTATTCTGTGGCTTGCATCGGAACTGCCCCTTCATTTACTAATTCTTCAAGGGTGAACTCAACAACTCGCTCTTGTTCGTACAAATCCACTTGAATCAAGCTCTCTAGTATATTCAAGCCAACCACTCGACCTCTACCCTGAGATGTATGAATGTCCTTGCCGAGGTCAGGTAAGGCCTTCTTTGCAGACTCATAATGGTCATTTTCATACTTCAAACAACACATCAATCGCCCACATAATCCTGAAATTTTCGCCGGATTTAATGATAGGTTTTGATCCTTTGCCATTTTAATTGAAACTGGCTCAAAATCTCCTAGAAATGACGAGCAGCAAAGAACTCGACCACATGGTCCAATTCCGCCAAGCATTTTTGCCTCATCACGAACACCAATTTGTCGAAGCTCAATCCTTGTTCGGAAAATAGATGCTAAATCTTTTACAAGGTCACGAAAGTCTATTCTACCATCTGCGGTGAAGTAGAAAAGAACCTTGTTTCGGTCAAACGTATATTCAACATCTACTAGCTTCATATCCAATTTATGTTCAGAGATCTTTTCTATACATACGTCAAACGCTTTTTGCGCTGCCTCTTTATTTTCCTCTACCACTAATTTATCCTTGCTATCAGCGATACGAATCACTTGCTTTAACGGAAGGACGACATCGTTTTCGCCAACTTCCTTCTTCTCAATGACAACTTTTCCATATTCAATGCCACGAGATGTTTCAACAATGACCCATTCACCCTTAGGCAAGTCAAATTCGCCAGGAGAAAAATAATAAATCTTTCCTGCTTTCTTAAATCGAACACCTACAACGTGATGCACAATTGATTATCCCTCCTGTAATCTGAGCAACAACTTTTCCATTAATAGTTGTGGATTTACATTTGCACTCAGATGTCTCTTAGCTTCCAATATGGCAGTCATTTGTCTGCTGATTCTTCCTTGTGAACTATAGAGACTGTCATTTACTAATCGCTCTTTCTGATCAATATAAACCAAATCATTATCTTCATTTATATGAGTATATAATAAATCTCTATACCATAAGAGTAATAAATCTAAGCCTAAATCTAACTGTTCCTTTCCTTTAAAAAGGTCTAGCCATTTATCTTGAAGTGTAAATAACACTTGGTGTGGACGATTTTGAATCTCCTCCGTCAATTGTATCACTAGATTTCTTGCTTGTACAACCCAGTCATTTTCAGAAAAACGCTCTGCTTCATTTAAATCCGTTGTTATTGCTGATAATAGACTTGCTACAGAGGAAGAAACACCATCATTTACTAGCCTTTTGTAGAGGTCCATTGGAGATAAAGGTGTAAAGGATAGGATCTGACTTCTAGATAATACCGTATCTAATAGCTGATGGAGACTTTCTGTTAGTAGAACAGCGACTGTTGGTGCTGTTGGTTCTTCTAGAAACTTTAGTAGGCTATTGGCAGCACTCGCAGTCATTTTATCTGCATGCTCAATAATATAAAACTTCTTCTTCGATTCCATTCCACGATAGGAAAATTCCTTTTGTAATAACTCCACTTGCGATTTTTTTATCGATTGACCTTCAGGCTCGATAACATGAACATCAGGGTGATTTTTAGATGAAATACGCTTACAGTCCACACATTCTTGACATGGGTCTAATCCGTGTTTTTGTTCACAAAAGTAACTTTTCGCCAATTGATAGGCAACTTTCTTTTTTCCTGAACCCCTTTGCCCTTCAAATACATAAGCATGAGCTATCCGGTTCTTTTCAATACTGTTCTTTAATATCGTTACTACTTTTTCTTGCGTCTCTGCAAGCTCATTCCAACTCATCCTCTTCACACCTTAACCACTTAAAATTGTTCAAACTGCTCTACTGGTAGAACAAATACCGTTGCACCACCAATTTGCACCTCTACAGGATATGGTACATAAGAATCAGCATTTCCACCCATCGGTGAGATTGGTGCCACAAGCTGTTCTCTGCTTTGACAATTGTCTTTAATAATTTCTAACACATCACTAACATTATCATCCTCTGTACCAATCAGAAAAGTTGTATTACCTGCCTTTAAGAAACCACCTGTACTTGATAGCTTTGTCGCTCGATAGTTTGTATGAACAAGTGCTTCTGAGAGCCTGTTACTATCTTTGTCTTGAACTACAGCAATGATTAGCTTCATCAAACTCCTCCCACTGACTTTATTCGATTTTCAATTATTCTGATTGCATCCTTTATAACTAACTCTAAATCTTGATTTGCATCTACTCTAAGTACACGCTCTGGATACTTTTTCATTACCTCTTGATAACCTTGTTGGACTTTTAAATGAAATGAAAGCTTTTCTTTATCTAACCTATTCACTTCACGCTCTTTATCTTCCTGAATTCTAGAAAGACCGTTTTTCGGTTCAACATCAAAATATAACGTAACATCCGGTAGGTTCTCACCTATTGCAAATTGATTTATGACTAGTATTTCTTCTATCCCAATTCCTCTAGCAAAACCTTGGTACGCAAGACTACTATCAATAAAACGGTCACAAAGAACAATTTTCCCCTGATTGATAGCAGGGATAACTTTTTCTACTAAATGTTGTCGCCTTGCGGCAGCATATAATAGTGCTTCCGTCTTTCCATCCATAGCTGTGTGCGTTTCGTCAAGTATAACTTCTCTTATCTTTTCTGC
This portion of the Bacillus sp. FJAT-45350 genome encodes:
- a CDS encoding cyclic-di-AMP receptor, giving the protein MKLIIAVVQDKDSNRLSEALVHTNYRATKLSSTGGFLKAGNTTFLIGTEDDNVSDVLEIIKDNCQSREQLVAPISPMGGNADSYVPYPVEVQIGGATVFVLPVEQFEQF
- the metG gene encoding methionine--tRNA ligase, translated to MAKDNKTFYITTPIYYPSDKLHIGHAYTTVAGDAMARYKRLRGYDVMYLTGTDEHGQKIQKKAAENGKTPQAFVDEIVAGIQDLWKKLDISYDDFIRTTEDRHKLVVEKIFQQLLDQGDIYLDEYEGWYSVPDETFYTELQLVDPIKEDGKIVGGKSPDSGHPVEKVREQSYFFRMSKYADRLLKYYEENPEFIQPESRKNEMINNFIKPGLEDLAVSRTSFEWGVKVPSNPKHVVYVWIDALSNYITALGYGTDNQQKYEKYWPADVHLVGKEIVRFHTIYWPIMLMALDLPLPKKVFGHGWLLMKDGKMSKSKGNVVDPVPLINRYGLDALRYYLLREVPFGSDGVFTPESFVERVNFDLANDLGNLLNRTVAMVNKYFDGTLPGYLKDGTPFDESLVDLVDATVEKVENAMEEMEFSVALTAIWQLVSRTNKYIDETQPWVLAKNEDEKEQLGAVMYHLAESLRYISILIQPFMTETPTKIWEQLGINKDLTEWETLQTFGQLPQGTTVQKGTPIFPRLDVEEEVAHIVKEMGGVLASEEEESKEEVPEVDEITIDDFMKVDLRVAEVIAAEAVKKADKLLKIQLDLGYEKRQVVSGIAKYYSPEELVGKKVICVTNLKPVKLRGELSQGMILAASKDGELTLATIAQALPNGSQVK
- the rsmI gene encoding 16S rRNA (cytidine(1402)-2'-O)-methyltransferase; the encoded protein is MWQQKSFDQTSESGVLYLVPTPIGNLEDMTFRAIRLMKEVDMIAAEDTRQTIKLCNHFEIETKLVSYHEHNKETSGSNLLKLLKEGKNIALVSDAGMPAISDPGYDIVVSCLEEKIKVIPLPGANAALTALVASGLPTDHFYFFGFLHRQKKEKNKELEKLKMLDVPIIFYEAPHRLKDTLQRISEVLGNRQISVCRELTKRHEEFIRGTVEDVLQWCEDGMLKGEFCLIVEGASEAELKVEDWWAELTVDAHIQQYIDEKEMSSKDAIKLVAKERGLPKREVYAIYHKE
- a CDS encoding tRNA1(Val) (adenine(37)-N6)-methyltransferase, coding for MVMLENGERMDFLLDEKMKIIQSSNVFSFSVDAVLLARFAYVPIRKGKIIDLCTGNGVIPLILSTRSKANIYGVEIQERLFDMARRSVEVNELGDQLEMVRADLNELPKVITSQQFDVVTCNPPYFETTSEKDQNENPHFAIARHEIYCTLEDVIRVSSKLLRQKGKLAIVHRPERLTDIMLYMRKYKIEPKRIQLVHPRVDKDANMVLVEGSKDGQAGVTCLPPIYVYGKDQAYTEEFKQIYYGESGVHNVATKEL
- the yabA gene encoding DNA replication initiation control protein YabA, with the translated sequence MDKQEIFSQVSHIEERIGDLHNELRGLKEQLAMLIEENHYLKIENENLRNRMDSKGPEIESETKEDTSKEPEKKNIGEGYDNLARLYQEGFHICNTHYGSIRSEGDCLFCLSFLNQK
- a CDS encoding PSP1 domain-containing protein, translating into MHHVVGVRFKKAGKIYYFSPGEFDLPKGEWVIVETSRGIEYGKVVIEKKEVGENDVVLPLKQVIRIADSKDKLVVEENKEAAQKAFDVCIEKISEHKLDMKLVDVEYTFDRNKVLFYFTADGRIDFRDLVKDLASIFRTRIELRQIGVRDEAKMLGGIGPCGRVLCCSSFLGDFEPVSIKMAKDQNLSLNPAKISGLCGRLMCCLKYENDHYESAKKALPDLGKDIHTSQGRGRVVGLNILESLIQVDLYEQERVVEFTLEELVNEGAVPMQATE
- a CDS encoding ATP-binding protein, with the translated sequence MQVVGITTQHEVYVASRERKFRINEIVLIEDDTLHKPKGEVVETFSYNRFIPMGFDKGIVDAQVLQTLEQIGYDIGADEINLAKVRLFAEAVQPIQTGVEVRNPSFDEVKDLLVKSNPEEGLVLGEIRSTDHLVDTLPPHLSSLMEVFEKEELRQQNGAPFIFDIKAMQQYPHVGIFGGSGSGKSFGLRVMLEELMKLSIPTLVFDPHFEMSFSHAAEGEQFSKSYKGDYQVVQIGRDVGVDFSALSTRDVERLLSAAGSLSESMINVIQSMHKRRDSYQSFGDRVANLADALEEGKQKLDSYLRDGNGLTREDIDRYQSYRQLLEHYGSLPLTSVKGIQWRLNRLAQAGLFQYNIKAIEQGLHNGKLVVVQGSVWLLQVFSSYVIGSLYSKRRAYKDAKLQNEQGQFFPPFVIVTDEAHNFAPKGYDAPAKSVLKEIAQEGRKYGAFLIFATQRPTLLDETITAQLNSKFVFRTVRGTDIQTIKEETDLTHEEGKRLPYLQSGDVFVSSAIFGRTIPVRIRMAHSTSPHVDNPFDELQRMKNQGDDDLVEALESVFPLYETALMNCVIDINEKTNAEFDVSSLKETLDRLAKEGKIKKQQTPFATMYDRT
- a CDS encoding DNA double-strand break repair nuclease NurA — translated: MLEVSKDLIERLVKIDKSLKEKYPYSKQERHVIRQNLLQGDVNFRQMRRLEKVELSNMLEMKEVAAVDGSVNQTKGESPHVIYFFQALAKTISGKEYWLTDLYTPLLQEESVEEKKEVTEKNIRSQKMSSIELKIAEQLMKKEDVKIVMMDGSLLHYSIDAEEDWKSLRQEALNRRVLLVGVTEEVGTSFLKDLPLFESKSSFNHLNDRDILFGVLEQGEMLYVEDAQRKAGLRTAWLRPSSSPAVVGIDILDEQMEHLNQIADFVFTMTPREGRGIPLWLDIVDRDVRITDKIVEALVEQYISPELKQRFFQPKKKERIY
- the holB gene encoding DNA polymerase III subunit delta'; this translates as MSWNELAETQEKVVTILKNSIEKNRIAHAYVFEGQRGSGKKKVAYQLAKSYFCEQKHGLDPCQECVDCKRISSKNHPDVHVIEPEGQSIKKSQVELLQKEFSYRGMESKKKFYIIEHADKMTASAANSLLKFLEEPTAPTVAVLLTESLHQLLDTVLSRSQILSFTPLSPMDLYKRLVNDGVSSSVASLLSAITTDLNEAERFSENDWVVQARNLVIQLTEEIQNRPHQVLFTLQDKWLDLFKGKEQLDLGLDLLLLWYRDLLYTHINEDNDLVYIDQKERLVNDSLYSSQGRISRQMTAILEAKRHLSANVNPQLLMEKLLLRLQEG
- the tmk gene encoding dTMP kinase, whose amino-acid sequence is MGNGMFITVEGGEGAGKSTVLVKIKEYLEELGLDVLVTREPGGIEIAEKIREVILDETHTAMDGKTEALLYAAARRQHLVEKVIPAINQGKIVLCDRFIDSSLAYQGFARGIGIEEILVINQFAIGENLPDVTLYFDVEPKNGLSRIQEDKEREVNRLDKEKLSFHLKVQQGYQEVMKKYPERVLRVDANQDLELVIKDAIRIIENRIKSVGGV
- a CDS encoding AbrB/MazE/SpoVT family DNA-binding domain-containing protein gives rise to the protein MKSTGIVRKVDELGRVVIPIELRRTLDIAEKDALEIYVDNDRIILKKYKPNMTCQVTGEVSDDNLSLVGGKIILSPDGAEKILSELQNYVEKAK